One genomic window of Caballeronia sp. SBC1 includes the following:
- a CDS encoding glycoside hydrolase family 15 protein — protein MRIEDYALLGDGRSAALVDRHGSVDWLCWPTFDGDTCFAALLGDARHGCWRITPRDAVIQAVRRYRDDGLILETTLVTGSGTVTLTDWMVWGAEQPVLARRVRCAGGPVSVECELIMRFDYGRAVPWTKRVGKRVQLIAGPHTVWLDSSAELTCDGNDVRLTFDMQPDEQQEFSLTCCDSSGPPPAVPDLDTELRSTAAFWTDWSSRSAVTGPYVDAIQRSLITLKALSSLKTGGVIAAPTSSLPERLGGKRNWDYRFCWLRDASFTLKALLAGGYHEEAARWRDWLICAIGGDPAQLQIMYALNGSRRVNEWECSWLPGYEQSTPVRFGNAAVGQVQLDIYGEVLNALYICRCAGLAPDADAWLLEKGLVEHLEHVWREPDDGIWEVRSGRKPFTLSKVMAWVAVDRALRSARDFGMPAPTDKWQRLADLVREDVLEHGFDRNLNTFTQAYGGDQLDASLLLIPLTGFLPANDPRVSATVHAIECGLMEDGLVLRYRTDAVSDGMEHGEGAFLACGFWLAHVQHLQGREKEARALFERLLELRNDVGLLSEEYDFKQKRQCGNFPQAFSHVALVNAGIAMSPATTPAADTGSSGSTPEPSK, from the coding sequence ATGCGCATCGAGGACTACGCGCTGCTCGGAGACGGCCGCTCCGCCGCGCTGGTGGATCGGCATGGATCGGTCGACTGGTTGTGCTGGCCAACGTTCGACGGGGACACCTGCTTTGCTGCGCTACTTGGTGACGCGCGCCACGGATGCTGGCGCATTACCCCTCGCGATGCGGTGATCCAGGCTGTCCGGCGGTATCGTGATGACGGCCTCATCCTCGAGACTACGTTGGTGACCGGGTCGGGCACCGTCACCTTGACGGACTGGATGGTCTGGGGCGCGGAGCAGCCGGTGCTGGCCCGGCGCGTGCGCTGCGCGGGCGGCCCTGTATCCGTCGAATGTGAGTTGATCATGCGCTTCGACTACGGACGCGCCGTGCCATGGACCAAGAGGGTGGGCAAGCGCGTGCAACTGATCGCTGGCCCTCATACAGTTTGGCTGGACTCCTCAGCAGAATTGACTTGCGACGGAAACGACGTTCGGCTGACCTTCGACATGCAGCCGGACGAACAACAGGAGTTTTCGCTCACCTGCTGCGATTCTTCCGGTCCGCCGCCGGCCGTTCCCGATCTAGATACCGAGCTTCGCAGCACAGCGGCCTTTTGGACCGATTGGTCGTCGCGCAGCGCGGTGACAGGCCCCTACGTCGACGCGATACAGCGTTCGTTAATTACACTCAAGGCTTTATCAAGCCTCAAAACAGGGGGTGTAATCGCCGCGCCGACAAGTTCGCTGCCGGAACGGTTGGGCGGAAAGCGGAACTGGGATTATCGGTTCTGCTGGCTGCGGGACGCGAGCTTCACGCTCAAGGCATTGCTCGCCGGTGGCTACCACGAAGAGGCGGCACGCTGGCGGGACTGGCTCATCTGTGCTATCGGCGGCGATCCGGCACAGTTGCAAATCATGTATGCGCTTAACGGCTCACGCCGCGTCAATGAATGGGAGTGTTCGTGGCTGCCAGGCTATGAACAGTCAACACCGGTGCGCTTCGGCAACGCGGCCGTTGGGCAGGTGCAGCTCGACATCTATGGCGAAGTTCTTAACGCGTTGTATATATGCCGGTGCGCGGGTCTCGCGCCGGACGCGGACGCCTGGTTGCTCGAAAAGGGTCTGGTCGAGCACCTGGAGCATGTCTGGCGCGAGCCGGACGACGGTATCTGGGAAGTGCGCAGTGGCCGCAAACCGTTCACGTTGTCGAAAGTCATGGCGTGGGTCGCGGTTGACCGCGCGCTGCGCTCCGCCCGGGACTTTGGCATGCCGGCACCCACGGATAAGTGGCAACGGCTTGCTGACCTAGTTCGCGAGGATGTACTCGAGCATGGCTTCGATCGAAACCTGAACACGTTCACACAAGCCTATGGTGGTGATCAGCTCGATGCGAGTCTCTTGTTGATTCCGCTCACCGGCTTCCTGCCAGCCAACGATCCGCGTGTGAGTGCAACAGTGCACGCCATCGAATGTGGCTTGATGGAGGACGGCCTGGTGCTGCGCTATCGCACCGACGCTGTGAGCGACGGCATGGAACACGGCGAGGGCGCGTTTCTCGCCTGCGGTTTCTGGCTTGCGCACGTCCAGCACCTTCAGGGGCGTGAAAAGGAAGCGCGGGCGTTATTCGAACGATTACTGGAATTGCGCAATGATGTCGGCCTTCTGTCAGAAGAGTACGACTTCAAGCAAAAACGGCAGTGCGGAAATTTCCCCCAAGCGTTCTCGCATGTGGCGCTCGTCAACGCGGGCATCGCCATGTCGCCGGCCACAACGCCGGCCGCCGACACGGGCTCGTCTGGCAGCACGCCGGAGCCCTCCAAATGA
- a CDS encoding GMC family oxidoreductase, which translates to MLDDAQHHPRGKNGRAPNVFHVGAWTPMREYPQTEEVDFAIVGTGAGGGTLACRLAEKGFKVVAFDAGAWWRPLEEFASDETHQEKLFWTDERICDGDNPLKLGNNNSGKAVGGSTVHFAMVSLRFRPEWFKSRSLLGYGADWPITWHEMWRYYAEVEDALKISGPVNYPWGPKRRRYPYRAHELNAAALVLARGAEALGIPWAPTPLATLSAPRGEAHPCVYRGFCVSGCATNAKQSALVTWIPRALAAGAEIRDLAMVGRIKTSEAGYATGVEYFREGRWQFQRARHVVVAGYAIETPRLLLMSANSRFPDGLANSSGLVGKNLMVQSNQATWGVMDEEIRWYKGPPSLAITEHWNYTDKGKDFFGGYCYMSQGPLPNAWVAVQNGRGLWGDALEAEMQKYNHQAGLKVVGETLPQERNRVTLAAEMDQYGLPIARVTYSLCDNDKRLIAHSLDFMGQALKAAGASEVWNQNDDTCHLNGTARMGDDSRNSVVNADCRSWDIPNLWICDGSVFPTVGGVNPSLTIQAIACRTADRIETLAARGEL; encoded by the coding sequence ATGCTCGATGATGCACAGCATCACCCACGCGGCAAGAACGGGCGCGCGCCGAATGTCTTTCATGTCGGCGCATGGACGCCGATGCGCGAGTACCCGCAGACCGAGGAGGTTGACTTCGCGATTGTCGGTACGGGCGCTGGCGGCGGCACGCTCGCATGTCGTCTCGCAGAAAAAGGCTTCAAAGTGGTCGCATTCGACGCGGGCGCGTGGTGGCGTCCGCTCGAAGAATTCGCGTCCGATGAGACCCACCAGGAGAAACTCTTCTGGACCGATGAACGCATCTGCGACGGCGACAATCCGCTCAAGCTCGGCAACAACAATAGCGGTAAAGCGGTAGGCGGCAGCACGGTTCATTTCGCGATGGTGTCGCTGCGTTTTCGCCCGGAATGGTTCAAGTCTCGCAGCTTGCTCGGCTACGGCGCCGACTGGCCGATTACCTGGCACGAGATGTGGCGCTACTACGCCGAGGTCGAGGACGCGTTGAAGATCTCAGGGCCCGTGAACTATCCGTGGGGACCGAAGCGGCGACGCTATCCCTATCGAGCACATGAACTGAACGCGGCCGCGCTCGTCCTTGCACGAGGCGCGGAGGCGCTCGGCATTCCCTGGGCGCCCACACCCCTCGCGACGTTGTCCGCACCCCGTGGCGAGGCTCATCCGTGCGTCTATCGCGGCTTTTGCGTATCGGGCTGTGCGACCAACGCCAAGCAAAGCGCATTGGTGACCTGGATTCCGCGGGCGCTGGCCGCAGGCGCGGAGATTCGCGACCTTGCGATGGTCGGCAGAATCAAGACCAGCGAAGCGGGCTATGCAACCGGTGTTGAGTATTTTCGCGAAGGCCGCTGGCAATTCCAGCGAGCGCGCCACGTGGTGGTGGCCGGATACGCAATTGAAACCCCGCGCCTCTTGCTCATGTCCGCGAATAGTCGGTTTCCGGACGGGCTTGCGAACAGTTCCGGACTGGTCGGAAAAAACCTGATGGTGCAATCCAATCAAGCCACGTGGGGCGTGATGGACGAAGAAATCCGCTGGTACAAAGGGCCACCGTCGCTCGCGATAACGGAGCACTGGAACTACACGGACAAGGGTAAGGATTTCTTCGGTGGCTACTGTTACATGAGCCAGGGACCGTTGCCGAACGCCTGGGTAGCGGTGCAGAACGGGCGCGGTCTGTGGGGGGATGCACTCGAGGCGGAGATGCAGAAGTACAACCACCAAGCAGGACTCAAGGTTGTCGGCGAGACCTTGCCGCAGGAACGCAATCGCGTAACGCTTGCTGCGGAGATGGACCAGTATGGGCTGCCGATCGCGCGCGTCACCTATTCGCTTTGCGACAACGATAAACGGCTCATCGCGCATTCACTCGACTTCATGGGGCAAGCGCTCAAGGCGGCGGGTGCAAGCGAAGTATGGAACCAGAACGACGACACGTGCCACCTGAACGGCACAGCCCGCATGGGAGACGACTCACGCAACAGTGTCGTGAACGCGGACTGTCGGAGCTGGGATATCCCCAACCTCTGGATCTGCGATGGCTCGGTATTCCCCACCGTCGGCGGCGTCAATCCATCGCTGACGATCCAGGCAATTGCTTGCCGCACCGCGGATCGGATTGAGACGCTGGCTGCTCGCGGCGAACTCTAG
- a CDS encoding gluconate 2-dehydrogenase subunit 3 family protein, whose protein sequence is MTSPPVTRYPGYDVLNKRDTPSWDAATRSVIDERLATPRDPVFLNAVEWRALTALCVRVVTQRSEAQPVPIAALVDAKLASNRGDGYRDARLPPLRDAWRTGLAALDEECRTRFELPFASLDAAPQIALLEAMQRGELHCAAWNDMPSSLFFTERVLHDVCGAYYSHPHAWSEIGFGGPANPRGYVRMNFNRRDPWEASEAHPGREEQARKENKNAR, encoded by the coding sequence ATGACGTCGCCACCCGTGACACGCTATCCGGGCTACGACGTTCTGAATAAACGGGACACGCCCTCTTGGGACGCTGCGACAAGAAGTGTCATTGACGAACGGCTCGCCACGCCACGCGATCCGGTATTCCTGAACGCAGTCGAATGGCGTGCGCTGACGGCGCTTTGCGTCCGTGTCGTGACGCAGCGCAGTGAGGCGCAGCCTGTACCGATAGCCGCGCTCGTCGATGCAAAGCTCGCGAGCAATCGCGGCGATGGCTATCGCGACGCGCGTTTGCCGCCGCTCCGGGACGCATGGCGTACTGGGCTCGCCGCGCTCGACGAAGAATGTCGCACGCGCTTCGAGCTGCCATTCGCGAGCCTCGACGCGGCGCCGCAGATTGCGCTGCTTGAGGCGATGCAACGCGGCGAATTGCACTGCGCTGCATGGAACGACATGCCGTCCAGCCTCTTCTTTACTGAGCGCGTGCTGCATGACGTCTGCGGAGCGTATTACTCCCACCCGCATGCATGGAGCGAAATCGGCTTTGGCGGTCCAGCCAATCCACGCGGTTATGTGCGTATGAATTTTAATCGCCGCGATCCGTGGGAAGCGTCCGAGGCACATCCGGGGCGCGAAGAGCAAGCGCGCAAGGAGAACAAGAATGCTCGATGA
- a CDS encoding enolase C-terminal domain-like protein, producing the protein MKTSTHEATITDVRADAFSIPTDLPEADGTFAWDATTLVVVEVDAGGMTGIGYTYTDASAVGLIRGALAKAVLQHDAWDIQALWAGMQKLVRNLGREGMAATAISAIDCALWDLKAKLLDRPLVRLLGAARESVPIYGSGGFTTYTDAQLSEQLGAWVADDGCRWVKMKIGTAPERDPERVRTACEAIGESGLFVDANGAFSGKQALRYAAIFAEHDVEWFEEPVSSDDLAGLCSLREAVPAAMEVAAGEYGYTLDYFRRMLDARAVDVLQVDVSRCGGITGFLQAATLCDAHHIPLSAHCAPALHLHVACAVPRLRHQEWFHDHVRIEAMLFEGAPHPVDGAIAPDLSRPGCGLEFRRAEAQPYAVR; encoded by the coding sequence ATGAAAACCTCAACTCACGAAGCAACGATCACCGACGTCCGGGCTGACGCCTTTTCGATTCCCACCGACTTGCCTGAGGCCGATGGCACGTTCGCGTGGGACGCCACGACGCTCGTGGTGGTCGAGGTGGACGCGGGCGGTATGACCGGCATCGGCTACACCTACACGGATGCGAGCGCGGTCGGGCTGATCCGTGGTGCGCTGGCAAAGGCGGTGCTGCAGCACGATGCGTGGGATATTCAAGCTCTATGGGCGGGCATGCAGAAGCTTGTCCGCAACCTCGGACGAGAGGGCATGGCCGCGACCGCAATCTCGGCCATCGACTGTGCGCTCTGGGATTTGAAAGCGAAGCTTTTGGACCGGCCGCTCGTGCGTTTGCTGGGCGCCGCGCGTGAAAGCGTGCCGATTTACGGCAGCGGTGGATTCACCACCTACACCGATGCTCAATTGAGTGAACAACTTGGGGCGTGGGTTGCAGACGACGGTTGCCGCTGGGTCAAGATGAAAATCGGAACTGCGCCTGAGCGTGATCCTGAGCGAGTGCGCACGGCGTGTGAGGCGATCGGCGAGAGCGGACTTTTCGTCGATGCAAACGGGGCATTTTCAGGGAAACAGGCACTGCGCTACGCCGCTATTTTTGCGGAGCACGACGTCGAATGGTTTGAGGAACCGGTGTCGTCGGATGATCTTGCTGGCTTGTGCTCGTTGCGCGAAGCCGTTCCCGCTGCAATGGAAGTCGCAGCGGGCGAGTACGGCTACACGCTGGACTATTTCCGCCGCATGCTCGATGCGCGGGCGGTCGACGTGCTGCAGGTCGACGTGAGCCGTTGCGGCGGGATCACCGGCTTTCTGCAGGCGGCGACCTTATGCGATGCGCATCACATTCCGTTGTCTGCGCACTGCGCCCCCGCGTTGCACCTGCACGTCGCGTGCGCAGTGCCGCGATTGCGCCATCAAGAGTGGTTTCACGATCACGTTCGCATCGAAGCCATGCTATTCGAAGGGGCGCCTCACCCCGTTGACGGTGCTATCGCCCCGGACCTAAGTCGCCCCGGCTGCGGCCTTGAATTCAGGCGCGCCGAGGCACAACCCTATGCAGTTCGTTGA
- a CDS encoding thiamine pyrophosphate-requiring protein, with amino-acid sequence MTETVGDFLVERLHAWGVRRIYGYPGDGINGVLGALNRAKGKIEFIQVRHEEMAAFMASAHAKFTGELGVCMATSGPGASHLLTGLYDARMDHMPVLAIAGQQARAALGGHYQQELDLPSLFKDVAGAFVQQASVAAQVRHLVDRAIRTALSERKVTAIILPNDLQDLEYQAPGRKHGTLHSGVGFSAPKTVPYASDLQRAAEVLNAGKKVALLVGAGALNATDEVIAIAEKLGAGVAKALLGKAVLPDDLPWVTGSIGLLGTKPSYDMMMECDTLFMIGSGFPYSEFLPKEGHARGVQIDIKADMLSLRYPMEVNLVGDSAETLRMLLPLLTEKTDRAWRKKIEGWTAEWWPTLEKRALQLTDGGVNPQRTVWELSPRVPANAIVTSDSGSCANWYARDLKVQRGMQCSLSGGLASMGAAVPYAIAAKFAFPERTVIALVGDGAMQMNNMAELITVSKYWKQWANPRWICMVLNNQDLNQVTWEQRVMEGDPKFEASQDIPSVPYHKFAELIGLKGIYVDDADRMGAAWDEALAADRPVVLEVKADPNVPPLPPHITLAQAKAFASTLMKGDPNEGHILLDAAKQVLSAVLPGHKDSKDK; translated from the coding sequence ATGACTGAAACAGTCGGAGACTTTCTTGTCGAGCGTCTTCACGCCTGGGGCGTCCGTCGCATCTATGGCTATCCCGGGGACGGCATCAACGGCGTGTTGGGGGCACTCAATCGCGCCAAAGGCAAAATCGAGTTCATTCAGGTTCGCCACGAAGAGATGGCGGCGTTTATGGCATCCGCGCACGCCAAGTTTACGGGTGAACTGGGCGTTTGCATGGCGACTTCGGGTCCGGGCGCCTCCCATCTGCTGACCGGCCTTTATGACGCGCGCATGGACCACATGCCGGTTCTGGCAATTGCGGGTCAGCAGGCGCGCGCGGCCCTTGGGGGCCATTATCAGCAAGAACTCGATCTTCCGTCGCTGTTTAAGGACGTCGCCGGTGCATTCGTGCAGCAGGCGAGCGTGGCGGCTCAGGTCCGCCATCTCGTTGATCGCGCGATTCGCACGGCCCTGTCGGAGCGAAAGGTAACGGCCATCATTCTGCCTAATGACCTTCAGGACCTCGAGTATCAAGCACCTGGGCGCAAGCACGGCACGTTGCACTCTGGAGTGGGATTCAGCGCACCCAAAACGGTCCCGTACGCGAGCGACCTGCAGCGCGCTGCTGAAGTTTTGAACGCAGGCAAAAAGGTCGCCCTTCTGGTCGGCGCGGGCGCGCTGAATGCGACCGACGAGGTTATCGCGATCGCAGAGAAGTTAGGAGCGGGCGTCGCGAAAGCACTGCTTGGGAAAGCAGTGTTACCGGACGACTTGCCGTGGGTCACAGGTTCAATCGGCTTGCTCGGGACGAAGCCGAGCTACGACATGATGATGGAATGCGACACGCTCTTCATGATCGGTTCTGGTTTTCCCTACTCTGAATTTCTGCCAAAGGAGGGCCACGCCCGCGGCGTTCAAATCGACATCAAAGCGGACATGCTAAGCCTTCGGTACCCGATGGAGGTGAACCTCGTCGGCGATAGCGCCGAAACGTTACGCATGCTGCTTCCGCTTCTGACGGAGAAGACAGATCGCGCCTGGCGCAAGAAGATCGAAGGCTGGACGGCCGAGTGGTGGCCGACGCTTGAGAAACGTGCACTCCAACTGACCGACGGAGGCGTCAATCCGCAGCGCACGGTCTGGGAACTGTCACCTCGTGTGCCGGCCAACGCAATAGTCACCAGCGATTCGGGCTCGTGTGCAAACTGGTACGCGCGCGATCTTAAGGTGCAACGCGGCATGCAATGTTCGCTCTCGGGCGGGTTGGCGTCAATGGGGGCGGCGGTGCCGTACGCGATTGCGGCGAAGTTCGCATTTCCCGAGCGGACGGTGATCGCGCTCGTCGGCGATGGTGCGATGCAAATGAACAATATGGCCGAACTCATCACGGTATCGAAATACTGGAAGCAGTGGGCAAACCCGCGCTGGATTTGCATGGTCTTGAACAACCAGGACCTGAATCAGGTTACCTGGGAGCAGCGTGTCATGGAGGGCGATCCGAAGTTTGAGGCTTCGCAGGATATTCCGTCCGTGCCGTATCACAAGTTCGCAGAGCTCATCGGCCTTAAAGGCATATACGTGGACGATGCAGACCGGATGGGCGCAGCGTGGGACGAGGCGTTGGCCGCGGATCGGCCCGTCGTGCTCGAAGTGAAAGCCGATCCGAATGTGCCGCCGTTGCCGCCGCACATCACGCTTGCGCAAGCCAAGGCTTTCGCGTCGACCTTGATGAAGGGCGATCCCAACGAGGGTCACATATTGCTCGACGCTGCGAAGCAGGTGCTGAGCGCCGTGCTGCCCGGTCATAAAGACAGCAAGGACAAGTAA
- a CDS encoding SDR family oxidoreductase, with translation MSKVVVVTGAGAGVGRATVEEFAKQGYDVALLSRDMDRLERAAVHLKARYGVRALAISTDVADSDAVEAAASKVEEDLGPIDVWVNVAMATVFAPVSKLTAQEFERGTKVTYLGQVHGTMAALSRMSTRNRGTIVNVGSALGYRSVPLQSIYCGAKFAIRGFTDALRSEIIHDKLNIHLTMVDLPAVNTPQFDWALNKMGKKAKPVAPIYQPEVPAQAIFFAATHKRREIWVGFPTVKAILANRIAPGLIDKYLATAGYKGQLTDETLDADAPANLFEPVPGDYGAHGRFDSQSKSVSWEMFTDRHRTVFWAAAGIGLIGCVHLLAKRRKV, from the coding sequence ATGTCTAAGGTCGTGGTTGTGACCGGTGCCGGCGCAGGTGTTGGCCGGGCGACCGTCGAGGAGTTTGCGAAGCAGGGCTACGACGTGGCTCTGTTATCACGCGACATGGATCGCCTCGAGCGAGCGGCGGTCCACCTGAAAGCGAGGTATGGTGTGCGCGCCCTAGCGATTTCGACGGACGTGGCCGATTCTGATGCGGTTGAAGCCGCGGCATCCAAGGTCGAAGAGGATCTCGGCCCGATAGACGTGTGGGTCAACGTGGCGATGGCTACAGTGTTCGCTCCTGTGTCGAAGCTCACCGCGCAGGAGTTTGAGCGTGGCACCAAGGTCACCTATCTTGGCCAAGTGCACGGGACCATGGCGGCCCTGTCTCGAATGAGCACGCGGAATCGTGGCACAATCGTGAACGTCGGTTCTGCATTGGGTTATCGCTCGGTACCGCTGCAGTCTATCTATTGTGGTGCCAAATTCGCGATCCGGGGTTTCACCGACGCGCTGCGCTCTGAAATCATCCATGACAAGCTCAATATTCACCTTACGATGGTCGACCTCCCGGCGGTGAACACGCCACAGTTCGACTGGGCACTGAACAAGATGGGAAAGAAGGCCAAACCGGTTGCGCCAATCTACCAACCAGAGGTTCCGGCGCAGGCCATCTTCTTCGCTGCCACACACAAGCGCCGGGAGATCTGGGTGGGCTTCCCAACTGTGAAAGCTATCCTTGCCAATCGGATAGCACCGGGACTCATTGACAAGTATCTGGCGACGGCAGGCTACAAGGGACAACTTACTGACGAGACGCTCGACGCCGACGCGCCGGCCAACCTGTTCGAACCAGTGCCAGGCGACTACGGCGCTCACGGTCGTTTTGATAGCCAATCCAAGTCCGTAAGCTGGGAAATGTTCACTGATCGACATCGCACTGTCTTCTGGGCCGCAGCGGGTATCGGCCTCATAGGCTGCGTCCACCTGCTGGCGAAGAGACGCAAGGTCTAG
- the hmpA gene encoding NO-inducible flavohemoprotein gives MTPRQTEIIKSSAGVLSEHGMTVVTRFYRRLFEHHPELRSLFNHANQRSGGQSEALAHAVWAYASNIDSLAALAPAVRRISQKHASLGVQPEHYPIVGKHLLAAMSETLGDAFDEETHDAWAAAYQQLADIMIGAERDLYDQRATQSGGWIGWRHFEVMRKVDESEEISSFYLVPTDGKELPPFDPGQFVSIKRYVGDLSLEQPRQYSLSDAPHGKWLRISVKREAADNGDMTKPAGQISNLLHDELHVGGHVEVSAPYGDFVLDRTKRTPVVLVSGGVGLTPMISMLATIVADSATRRVSFLHACRNRRVHAFREWLDDVVADHPNATKVTFYEEVDPNDVLGRDFDFNGRLDLAKIREAVLLRDADYYVCGPMPFMRAQVDALKALHIDISRIHTEIFGVGDLR, from the coding sequence ATGACCCCACGGCAGACCGAGATCATCAAGTCGAGCGCCGGCGTTCTCAGCGAGCACGGAATGACCGTAGTGACTCGGTTTTACCGCCGGCTCTTCGAACATCATCCCGAGTTGAGGAGTCTCTTCAACCACGCCAACCAGAGATCCGGCGGACAGTCGGAAGCCCTTGCGCATGCGGTTTGGGCTTACGCCTCCAACATCGATAGTCTCGCCGCGCTCGCGCCCGCCGTGAGGCGCATCTCCCAGAAGCACGCGAGCCTTGGCGTTCAGCCCGAGCACTATCCCATTGTGGGCAAGCACTTGCTCGCAGCGATGAGCGAAACCCTGGGCGATGCCTTCGACGAGGAAACGCACGACGCTTGGGCCGCCGCCTACCAGCAACTCGCCGACATCATGATCGGCGCTGAAAGGGATCTGTACGATCAGCGTGCGACGCAATCCGGTGGCTGGATCGGTTGGCGCCACTTCGAGGTCATGCGCAAGGTTGACGAAAGCGAGGAGATTTCATCGTTCTATCTAGTGCCAACGGACGGCAAGGAACTTCCTCCCTTCGATCCGGGCCAGTTCGTCAGCATTAAGCGCTATGTCGGCGACCTCAGTCTCGAACAGCCGCGCCAATACAGCTTGTCGGATGCACCGCACGGGAAATGGCTGCGCATTTCCGTGAAGCGCGAGGCCGCCGACAACGGAGACATGACAAAACCGGCCGGTCAAATCTCCAACCTGTTGCATGACGAACTGCATGTTGGAGGACATGTCGAGGTCAGTGCGCCGTACGGCGATTTTGTCCTGGATCGCACGAAGCGAACACCGGTCGTACTCGTGAGCGGCGGTGTCGGCCTTACTCCGATGATCTCCATGCTTGCGACAATCGTCGCGGATTCCGCCACGCGCCGCGTCAGTTTCCTCCACGCTTGTCGCAACCGTCGTGTGCACGCGTTTCGCGAATGGCTCGACGACGTCGTTGCGGATCATCCGAATGCGACGAAGGTCACCTTCTACGAAGAAGTCGACCCGAACGACGTGCTGGGCAGAGACTTCGATTTCAACGGACGCCTCGACCTCGCGAAGATTCGCGAAGCTGTTCTGCTTCGCGACGCGGACTACTACGTGTGTGGGCCGATGCCGTTCATGCGTGCGCAGGTCGACGCATTGAAGGCACTGCACATCGACATATCGCGAATTCACACGGAGATTTTTGGAGTCGGCGACCTACGCTAG
- a CDS encoding DUF1840 domain-containing protein has product MLITFQSNATPNVLMLKDLASYLLGIVGKRLNTRGVITHGELPHVIDRLETAISEDEKAAVEHDELHRSVHSGHHEHPAGLSQRAYPFLDMLREAHKQNADIIWGL; this is encoded by the coding sequence ATGCTAATCACATTTCAATCAAACGCCACGCCCAATGTCCTGATGCTCAAGGATCTCGCAAGCTATCTGCTGGGAATTGTCGGCAAACGGCTAAACACCCGTGGCGTCATCACCCATGGCGAATTGCCACACGTCATCGATCGCCTTGAGACCGCGATTTCGGAGGACGAAAAAGCGGCAGTCGAACACGATGAACTCCACCGCTCGGTGCACAGCGGTCATCACGAACATCCTGCAGGATTGTCTCAGCGGGCCTATCCTTTTCTCGACATGCTGCGTGAAGCACATAAGCAAAATGCCGACATCATTTGGGGTCTCTGA